Proteins from a single region of Anastrepha ludens isolate Willacy chromosome 5, idAnaLude1.1, whole genome shotgun sequence:
- the LOC128865272 gene encoding lethal(2) giant larvae protein, with protein MLKFIRGKGQQPTAERQRLQKELFSYRKTVQHGFPHKPSAIAYDPISKLMAIGTQTGAIKVFGQPGVEFYGQHTLISNSAAELNVQLLEWVYGTGRVLSLTASNHLILWEPIGATLVAIKTLPFDGKLKKVSSLCCSLNKDIVWIGTEGGNIYQFDLNSFAIREPVIYHDVVLEQVPSTYKLNPGAIESIRQLPNAHNKLLIAYNRGLCVLWDLETSLVVRAYIAPGHGQSVGLFVNASGTQFTWYHADGSYASWNLTNAEAPKNVNYVPYGPDPCKSINQLYKGKRGTADVVIFSGGMPRSTYGDHNCVSVHSSDGSKVCLDFTSKVIDFFVTFQNNTDNVQVLVVLLEEEFCAYDLTDSKIPVIKAPYLHSVHASAVTCNHLASQVKQDVYDKIVHAGEEQDAECSIIEWPINGGILEAELPDDIDSDERLYEILLTGHEDGSVKFWDCTDVVLKPLYNFRTAPLFGHENQDDIPVDSTEPLDNSEPPFRKAGLFDPYSDDPRLAVKKIALCPNTGRMIVGGTAGQIVIANFGINELENSPLKVSSMNLVSDRDGFVWKGHDQLTVRENLLDPDADPVGDAGVEITGVLQVLPPASITCLSLEANWGLVAGGTAHGLVLFDCNTFLPVFHRCTLNPNDLTGAGEQLSRRKSFKKSLRESFRKLRKGRSTRNNPSQIPTTLEARPIERQVEARSTDDGMGSMVRCLQFAKTFITNVNITSPTLWSATNSSTVSVFLLHLPAAQTAATNMPPVNDNAAATTAATQPRRVSAQLAKEIQLKHRAPVVGIAIFDHNGYPVDQQSNKSPISPPHRLLIASEEQFKVFSLPQLKPINKYKLTANEGARVRRIHFSSFSCRLPADLLVHGSGGSPSKSLPARSQENAQDTANTSGGSGGDRLYQEMALLCLTNMGDIMALSVPELKRQLNAAAIRREDINGISSLCFTNGGEALYMLSSSELQRISLAARKVVTPQGGIEVEELVVNGEQINTNADENQECIDATSSISATHSHEPVSKDGTKPLEVDTDLQKGGIGLTNGVSSAIENNSPNRANETITSSIGDITVDSVRDHLNATTTTLCTTTTEETVGRLSVLSTQTNQTLTSANMKDVTDFNIPNLMDLAPLSNTTETNSSSVVIKSIITSISHEKTNGETETVTSKTTKREESQF; from the exons acAGTACAACATGGATTTCCTCACAAACCTTCTGCGATTGCCTATGATCCGATATCCAAACTCATGGCCATAGGCACACAAACAGGTGCAATCAAGGTATTCGGTCAGCCTGGTGTAGAGTTCTACGGGCAACACACGTTAATAAGCAATTCAGCGGCCGAACTCAACGTGCAGCTTTTAGAATGGGTATACGGTACTGGGCGTGTACTCTCGTTGACTGCCTCAAATCATTTGATTTTATGGGAGCCTATTGGTGCAACGCTGGTTGCCATCAAGACATTACCTTTTGAcggaaaattgaagaaagtgtCGTCCCTTTGCTGTTCGTTAAATAAAGACATCGTATGGATTGGAACTGAAGGTGGCAATATATATCAATTTGACCTGAATTCGTTCGCAATTCGTGAACCTGTAATATATCACGATGTTGTTCTCGAGCAAGTACCCTCCACATACAAGTTAAATCCAGGTGCTATTGAGTCAATACGTCAATTACCGAACGCACACAATAAGCTGTTGATTGCATACAATCGTGGACTTTGTGTGTTGTGGGATCTAGAAACATCTTTAGTTGTGCGCGCGTACATTGCACCAGGTCATGGACAGAGCGTAGGTCTATTTGTGAATGCGTCTGGAACTCAGTTTACTTGGTATCATGCTGATGGCTCCTACGCCTCTTGGAATTTGACCAACGCTGAAGCCCCAAAAAACGTCAACTACGTTCCTTATGGGCCAGATCCTTGCAAAAGCATAAATCAGCTTTATAAAGGCAAGCGCGG AACCGCTGATGTTGTTATATTTTCTGGTGGCATGCCACGCTCAACTTATGGAGATCATAACTGTGTATCAGTACATTCAAGCGACGGCAGTAAAGTGTGCTTAGACTTCACTTCGAAagttatcgatttttttgtgacgTTTCAAAATAATACGGACAATGTCCAAGTCCTGGTTGTATTACTCGAGGAAGAGTTCTGTGCTTATGATTTAACTGATTCCAAAATTCCTGTTATTAAGGCCCCATATCTTCATTCTGTTCATGCTTCCGCGGTTACTTGCAATCATCTAGCATCCCAAGTCAAACAGGATGTCTATGATAAAATTGTGCACGCAGGAGAAGAACAAGATGCAGAGTGCAGTATCATAGAATGGCCAATAAATGGCGGCATTTTGGAGGCAGAACTGCCTGATGATATTGACAGTGATGAACGACTGTATGAAATACTATTGACTGGCCATGAAGACGGTTCAgtaaaattttgggattgtactgatgttgttttaaaacctCTTTACAATTTTAGAACTGCGCCATTGTTTgg GCATGAGAACCAAGATGACATTCCGGTGGATTCGACAGAACCTTTGGATAATTCAGAACCACCATTTCGAAAAGCAGGTCTATTCGATCCCTATTCTGATGATCCCCGTTTAGCggtaaaaaaaatagctttgtGTCCAAACACGGGACGGATGATTGTCGGAGGCACCGCTGGTCAAATAGTTATTGCTAACTTTGGTATCAACGAGCTTGAAAATAGTCCACTTAAAGTGAGTTCTATGAATCTAGTAAGTGATCGTGATGGTTTCGTTTGGAAGGGACACGATCAGTTGACGGTACGTGAAAATTTGCTTGACCCGGATGCAGATCCTGTGGGCGATGCCGGTGTAGAAATAACAGGCGTTTTACAAGTTCTTCCACCAGCAAGCATAACATGCTTGTCTCTGGAGGCGAATTGGGGTTTGGTAGCTGGAGGTACTGCACACGGCCTTGTTTTATTTGATTGCAATACCTTTTTACCAGTTTTTCATCGTTGCACTCTGAATCCAAATG ATTTAACAGGCGCAGGAGAGCAATTGTCCCGCCGCAAATCATTTAAAAAGTCGTTACGTGAGTCGTTCCGAAAACTTCGTAAAGGCCGTTCTACGCGAAACAATCCATCACAAATTCCAACAACG tTGGAAGCACGACCGATCGAACGGCAAGTAGAAGCTCGTTCTACAGATGATGGTATGGGTTCTATGGTCCGCTGTTTACAATTCGCCAAGACTTTTATAACCAATG TGAATATAACATCGCCCACATTGTGGTCAGCCACAAACTCAAGCACGgtatcagtttttttattacatttgccAGCCGCTCAAACAGCTGCTACTAATATGCCACCTGTGAATGATAACGCAGCGGCTACAACAGCAGCTACGCAGCCACGACGCGTATCCGCTCAACTGGCGAAAGAAATTCAATTGAAGCATCGCGCACCTGTAGTTGGTATCGCTATATTCGATCATAATGGCTACCCAGTTGACCAACAAAGCAATAAAAGTCCGATTTCACCACCGCATCGATTGTTGATTGCATCCGaagaacaatttaaagttttctcaCTGCCACAACTAAAACCGATCAACAAGTATAAACTAACTGCAAATGAGGGGGCCCGTGTACGACGTATACACTTTTCTTCCTTCTCATGTCGTTTGCCAGCTGATTTATTGGTGCACGGTTCTGGCGGTAGCCCTTCCAAATCGCTTCCAGCACGTTCACAAGAGAATGCCCAAGATACAGCCAATACTAGTGGAGGAAGTGGAGGAGATCGCTTATATCAGGAAATGGCGTTGCTTTGTCTAACGAATATGGGGGATATAATGGCTCTTTCGGTTCCAGAATTAAAACGTCAACTAAATGCCGCAGCCATCAGACGCGAGGACattaa TGGCATTTCATCACTTTGCTTTACAAATGGTGGTGAAGCATTATATATGCTTTCATCTTCTGAACTGCAACGCATCTCTTTAGCGGCAAGAAAAGTCGTAACACCACAAGGCGGCATCGAAGTGGAAGAATTGGTTGTTAATGGCGAACAAATTAACACAAACGCTGATGAAAACCAAGAATGTATTGATGCCACGAGTTCGATTTCAGCAACGCACTCACATGAGCCAGTATCGAAAGATGGGACAAAACCACTTGAAGTTGACACCGATCTGCAGAAGGGAGGCATCGGTTTAACCAATGGTGTTAGCTCAGCTATTGAGAACAATTCACCGAATCGTGCCAATGAAACAATCACAAGCTCAATCGGCGATATAACTGTAGACTCGGTGCGAGATCATCTGAACGCTACAACAACTACTTTATGCACCACGACCACTGAAGAAACTGTCG GTCGACTGTCTGTATTAAGCACACAAACTAATCAAACTTTGACCAGTGCAAATATGAAGGATGTCACCGATTTTAACATACCGAACTTAATGGATTTGGCACCTTTAAG TAATACAACGGAAACCAATAGCAGCTCTGTGGTCATCAAATCAATAATCACTAGTATATCGCATGAAAAGACTAATGGGGAAACGGAAACAGTTACATCAAAGACTACCAAGCGTGAAGAAagtcaattttaa